The Oncorhynchus nerka isolate Pitt River linkage group LG9a, Oner_Uvic_2.0, whole genome shotgun sequence genome has a segment encoding these proteins:
- the ccdc135 gene encoding dynein regulatory complex subunit 7: MEVLPKVESDKEVAIDDAEEYRQDEVNEDLLKLEETLCNIQITTTPCSLPERAQEVDLSQYPTSYKENSPQEKLLLAIADNFCCQYVHLYPDRKPLLLSPLNECGVQKFVSTTLRPTLLSYPELYSWEGCASFVSEFLSLEPLDPPIDPPRHLYSPTWLMQTQRGSCFDFSTLLCSLLLGAGYNAYCVSGYAVKEMCLLNQSLQECPLLVTHVKGKATEQKRQVKKYSVKPPRDLRSGFEQRQEERRQADAQAILLKKQQEAERLQEERERLPPDPLLGLRVHCWVLILSGNREVPENFFINPLTGKSLSTTNKCFLGIESIWNHQNYWVNMQDCRFGCAEMNFDLGDAVKWEYLLYGTTGQSLLLIPDMKKQQEAEDDEEEEVDEPKVFEMPPSWVNQINISQQDMETRCPGGMKVIQYRKAKLEKFAPYLLPDGLVTRLTSYSDLDCTQPSTVKEWYQHRHDHLEERELKKTSNVTIEHFRPGRSYALKSHRYITMTPETERQMDFYSHARADGLARRVEMPFEMTESFEDRPDFMYHRHVVFGKRIKVFGPSNTEAPDQGQRPLQKVVERFNRDRSKPPGEDVAERIFLVSEDRIQVTYHREDDRIIPAWRNFIKPRDSGDSQNPHSFTPQMASTFQVDPFEKPSKNLFLYEMLVHMMKEEERVALRVKESEKEVRAILGVREQEESSIELHISIYNTARNERARCHREALERTAKEERLRQEEKELDFLAPLLAQLGDPENLTRQAALQLRNDCLTDLKQRLIDKANLIQARFERETQELQQKQQWYQKNQLTMTKEDEDEYLAYCSDAMFRIHILKLRLSRHKDKAPQKYLALDERLRRDPRLANHLW; encoded by the exons ATGGAGGTATTGCCTAAAGTGGAGTCTGACAAAGAGGTTGCCATTGATGATGCTGAAGAGTATCGACAGGACGAGGTTAACGAGGATCTGCTTAAACTAGAGGAGACCCTCTGCAACATACAAATAACCACAACACCGTGTTCCCT GCCAGAACGGGCACAGGAGGTTGACCTGTCCCAATACCCAACCTCTTATAAAGAAAACTCACCACAGGAAAAGCTGCTGCTTGCCATCGCCGACAACTTCTGCTGCCAGTATGTGCACCTTTACCCTGACCGAAAACCCCTTCTGCTGAGCCCACTCAATGAGTGTGGAGTCCAG AAATTTGTCAGTACAACCTTGAGGCCCACCTTGCTCTCATACCCGGAGCTGTACAGCTGGGAGGGATGTGCAAGCTTTGTGTCAGAGTTCTTGTCTTTAGAGCCACTGGATCCTCCCATTGACCCG CCAAGacacctctactctccaaccTGGTTGATGCAGACTCAGCGAGGCTCCTGCTTTGATTTCTCTACTCTGCTGTGTAGCCTGTTGTTGGGTGCAGGCTACAATGCTTACTGTGTTAGTGGATACGCTGTGAAGGAAATGTGTCTCCTCAACCAGTCCCTCCAGGAATGCCCCCTACTGGTTACACATGTTAAG GGAAAGGCTACTGAGCAGAAGCGGCAGGTGAAGAAGTACTCAGTGAAACCACCACGGGACCTTCGCAGTGGCTTTGAGCAGCGTCAGGAGGAACGCAGACAGGCTGATGCACAGGCTATCCTCCTGAAGAAACAGCAGGAGGCAGAGAGACTTCAAGAG GAGCGAGAGCGCCTACCCCCAGATCCCCTGTTGGGCCTGCGGGTCCACTGCTGGGTTCTCATTCTGTCTGGAAACCGGGAGGTTCCAGAGAACTTCTTCATTAACCCACTCACAGGGAAGAGTTTATCCACCACCAACAAATGCTTCCTGGGCATAGAGAGCATCTGGAACCATCAGAACTACTGGGTCAACATGCAGGACTGCCGGTTCGGCTGTGCG GAGATGAATTTCGACCTGGGGGATGCGGTGAAGTGGGAGTATCTGCTCTATGGCACAACTGGCCAATCTCTGCTTCTCATCCCTGACATGAAAAAACAGCAGGAGGCAGAGGATGATGAAGAG GAAGAAGTGGATGAGCCCAAGGTGTTTGAAATGCCTCCATCCTGGGTGAATCAAATCAACATCTCACAACAAG ACATGGAGACACGCTGCCCTGGGGGCATGAAAGTTATCCAGTATCGGAAGGCCAAGCTGGAAAAGTTTGCACCCTACCTCCTCCCGGATGGTCTTGTGACACGCTTGACCTCATACTCAGACCTCGACT GTACCCAGCCCAGCACTGTGAAGGAGTGGTACCAACACAGGCATGACCACCTAGAGGAACGGGAACTGAAGAAGACTAGCAATGTCACTATTGAGCATTTCAGACCTGGACGGAGCTACGCTTTAAAAT CCCACAGGTATATTACTATGACTCCGGAGACGGAGCGTCAGATGGACTTCTACAGCCATGCCCGAGCAGACGGGCTGGCCAGACGGGTCGAGATGCCCTTTGAGATGACAGAGAGCTTTGAGGATCGACCAGACTTTATGTACCATCGTCATGTCGTTTTTGGCAAACGTATCAAAGTGTTCGGCCCCAGTAATACTGAGGCACCTGACCAGGGGCAACGCCCTTTACAG AAGGTGGTGGAACGATTCAATCGAGACCGGTCCAAGCCACCCGGGGAGGACGTAGCAGAGCGTATCTTTCTAGTGTCTGAGGACAGGATCCAAGTGACATACCACCGGGAGGACGACCGGATTATTCCTGCTTGGAGAAACTTCATAAAGCCCAGAGATTCAGGCGATTCCCAGAACCCACACTCATTCACCCCTCAAATGGCCTCCACTTTCCAG GTAGATCCATTTGAGAAGCCCAGTAAGAATCTCTTTCTGTATGAAATGCTAGTCCAtatgatgaaggaggaggagcgCGTTGCTCTCAGAGTCAAGGAGTCTGAAAAAGAG GTGAGGGCGATACTGGGTGTTAGGGAACAAGAAGAGAGCAGTATTGAGCTCCACATCTCCATCTACAACACAGCGAGAAATGAGAGAGCACGCTGCCACCGAGAGGCATTG GAGCGGACGGCCAAAGAGGAGCGTCTCCGACAGGAGGAGAAGGAGCTGGACTTCTTAGCACCTCTTCTGGCCCAGCTGGGTGACCCAGAGAACCTGACCAGACAGGCTGCTCTACAGCTGAGGAATGACTGCCTGACTGACCTGAAGCAGCGGCTCATTGATAAGGCCAACCTCATACAGGCTCGTTTTGAGAGG gAGACCCAGGAGCTTCAGCAGAAACAGCAGTGGTACCAGAAGAACCAGCTCACTATGACCAAGGAGGATGAAGATGAATACCTTGCCTACTGCTCTGATGCCATGTTCAGGATCCATATTCTCAAACTGCGTCTGAGCAG gcATAAGGACAAAGCCCCCCAGAAATACCTGGCTCTGGATGAAAGACTGAGACGAGACCCCAGACTGGCCAATCACTTGTGGTGA
- the LOC115134385 gene encoding SUMO-activating enzyme subunit 2-like: protein MVTLQLVGSLRKELADSLSTCRVLVVGAGGIGCELLKNVVLTGFKNIEVIDLDIIDVSNLNRQFLFQKKHVGKSKAQVAKESVLQFCPTANITAYHDSIMNPDYNVEFFRNFMLVMNALDNRVARNHVNRMCLAADIPLIESGTAGYLGQVTVIKKGLTECYECQPKPTQKTFPGCTIRNTPSEPIHCIVWAKYLFNQLFGEEDADQEVSPDTADPELSWNPADTEARATASDQDGDIKRVSTKDWARSTGYDPVKLFNKLFKDDIQYLLTMDKLWKKRKAPLPLDWLEHQKLTCPQGVTGTGLKDQQVLGVAGYCQLFSRSVETLHSMLADKGDGAELVWDKDDPPAMDFVTAAANLRMYIFSMNMKSRFDIKSMAGNIIPAIATTNAVIAGLIVLEALKILSGDVEQCRTIFLNKQPNPRKKLLVPCALDPPSANCYVCASKPEVTVKLNVHKTLVLALQDKILKEKFGMVAPDVQIEDGKGTILISSEEGETEANNCKFLSDFAIRNGSRLQVDDFLQDYTLLVNVIHCENFEKDVEFEVVGDAPDKAPTPTRSQEEGKNVANGNTGSSEPSTSSKAPAEQNDILLVDSDEEAPSSSTMAVSMESGGHKRKLHDAETGEASAKRQHLSQPSADDDNDIIALD from the exons ATGGTAACGTTACAACTAGTGGGGTCTCTCCGAAAAGAGCTCGCTGACTCCTTATCCACTTGCCGGGTGCTGGTGGTCGGGGCTGGAGGAATTGGCTGTGAGCTCTTGAAAAATGTTGTTCTCACCGGTTTCAAAAATATAGAAGTG ATTGATCTGGACATTATTGATGTGAGCAACCTGAACAGACAGTTCCTGTTCCAGAAGAAACATGTGGGAAAGTCCAAGGCTCAG GTGGCCAAAGAGAGTGTGCTGCAATTCTGTCCTACTGCCAATATCACGGCCTACCATGACAGCATCATGAA TCCAGATTACAATGTGGAATTCTTCAGGAACTTCATGCTTGTAATGAATGCCTTGGACAATCGAG TGGCTCGTAACCATGTGAACAGGATGTGTCTTGCAGCTGACATTCCCCTTATTGAGAGTGGCACAGCTGGCTACCTTGGGCAGGTGACCGTTATTAAGAAG GGTCTTACTGAGTGCTATGAGTGCCAGCCCAAACCCACACAGAAAACATTCCCTGGCTGCACCATTCGCAACACCCCATCTGAGCCCATACATTGCATTGTGTGGGCCAAGTACCTTTTCAA TCAGCTTTTTGGAGAGGAAGATGCAGATCAAGAGGTGTCCCCTGACACAGCTGACCCAGAGCTTTcat GGAACCCTGCAGACACTGAAGCCCGAGCCACAGCATCTGACCAGGATGGAGACATCAAACGTGTGTCCACTAAGGACTGGGCACGTTCCACTGGCTACGACCCAGTCAAACTCTTCAACAAG CTTTTTAAAGATGACATCCAGTACCTCCTGACCATGGACAAGCTGTGGAAGAAGAGGAAAGCCCCACTGCCTCTGGATTGGCTTGAGCATCAGAAACTTA CGTGTCCCCAGGGGGTGACTGGGACAGGATTGAAGGACCAGCAGGTGTTGGGTGTGGCAGGCTACTGCCAGCTCTTCTCCCGCAGCGTGGAAACCCTGCACTCCATGCTGGCTGACAAAGGGGATGGAGCAGAGCTTGTGTGGGACAAG GATGACCCTCCAGCGATGGACTTTGTGACAGCAGCTGCCAACTTGCGCATGTATATTTTCAGCATGAATATGAAGAGCCGTTTTGACATCAAGT CCATGGCAGGGAACATCATCCCAGCGATTGCCACGACCAATGCAGTCATTGCTGGCCTCATAGTGCTGGAGGCACTGAAGATTCTTTCAGGAGATGTGGAGCAGTGTCGCACG ATCTTCCTGAACAAGCAGCCCAACCCCAGGAAAAAGTTGCTGGTTCCGTGTGCTTTGGACCCACCCAGTGCCAACTGTTATGTGTGCGCCAGCAAGCCAGAAGTCACAGTCAAACTGAATGTGCACAAAACTCTTGTGCTGGCCCTACAAGACAAG ATATTAAAGGAGAAGTTTGGGATGGTGGCGCCAGATGTGCAGATCGAGGATGGGAAAGGGACAATCCTTATCTCCTCTGAGGAGGGTGAAACAGAAG CAAACAACTGCAAGTTCCTGTCTGACTTTGCGATTCGGAATGGCAGCCGTCTGCAAGTGGATGACTTTCTGCAGGATTACACACTCCTGGTTAATGTGATTCACTG TGAAAACTTTGAGAAGGATGTGGAATTTGAGGTGGTGGGTGATGCACCTGACAAGGCCCCAACCCCAACCAGGTCACAAGAAGAGGGAAAGAACGTTGCCAATGGCAACACAGGATCTTCAGAACCGTCCACCTCTTCCAAAG CTCCTGCTGAACAGAATGACATTCTGCTAGTTGATTCAGACGAGGAGGCGCCGTCCTCCAGCACTATGGCTGTCAGCATGGAGTCAGGAGGCCACAAGAGGAAGCTCCATGATGCTGAGACAGGCGAGGCCTCAGCTAAGCGCCAACACCTGAGTCAACCCTCAGCTGATGATGATAATGACATCATTGCGCTGGACTAG